The following is a genomic window from Azospirillaceae bacterium.
GCGCAGCGGCTGGAGGCCTTCCTGCCCATGGCCTGGATCGCCGGCACACCCCTGATGCGCCTGTACGCCCGCGCCATGGGCGGCCATATCGACAATGGCGCCTTCCTGGGCTGCCACGGCAACATGCTGTGGGACCTGATCACCATCGGGGAACGCGCCACCATCGGCGAGGATACGCTGCTGCTGACCCACCGGGTCCGCGCCGGCCGCATCGAGGTGGGCACCGTCCGCATCGGCGCCGACGCCACCGTGGGTGCCGCCGCCATCGTCGGCCTGAACAGCGCGCTGGCCGACGGCGCCGGCCTGGACGCCCGTGGCTGCCTGGTGGAGGGCGCCACCGTGCCCACCGGCCAGGTGTGGAGCGGTTCGCCGGCCGAGCCCGCCGCCCGCCCCGACTGGATGGTGGGCAAGGCCGACGGCGCCCTGAACCCGCGCGCCGGCCGGTATGTGCTGGGCGTGGCCAGCCTGGGCCTGGTGCGTTTCGTCACCTCCCTGCCCTTGGCCGTGAGCCTGGCCCTGACCCTGGACCAGGGCGGCACCGCCGCCAGCCTGGGTGTTTCCACCCTGGTGGCGGGTGCCGTGGGCGGTGCCCTTTGCATGCCCTGGACCGCCCTGGTGCTGTGGGCCGCCCGCCGCCTGGTACCGCCGGTGGTGGGCCGGGCCAGCGTGCGGCTGGACAGCATGGTGGAATACCATCGCTGGTTCGCCGACCGCCTGAACCGCATGGCGGTGGAACTGCTGTACAGCCTCTACGGCTCTCTGTTCGCGGCCACTTGGCTGCGCGCCTTGGGCGCCAAGGTGGGCCGCGCCTGCGAGGTTTCCACCGTCGCCCACGTGGTGCCGGAACAGCTGGAGGTGGGCGACCGCGCCTTCCTGGCCGACGCCTCGCTGGTGGGCAGCCCGGCCATCCATGGCGGCCTGGTGCGCTTCGCCCCCACCCGCGTGGGCAGCGGCACCTTCGTCGGCAATTCCGCCTTCCTGGCCGCCGGCACCGACCTGCCGGAGAACTGCCTGGTGGGCGTGCTGTCCACCGCCCCCGGCGACGCCGACCCCGCCACCGACTGGCTGGGCCTGCCGCCCATCCGCCTGCCCCGCCGCCAGCGGGTGGAGGGCGTGTCCGACACCCTGACCGTGGACCCCAGCCCCGTCCTGGTCGCCACCCGCGGCACCATTGAGGCGTTGCGCATCTTCACCCAGGGCGCCATCGGCGGCACCGCCACCGCCTGCGGCCTGTGGTTCCTGATGCGGGCCATGACGGCGGACGGCCTGTGGGCGGCCCTGGGCTGGCTGGGCCTGGGCCCGCTGGCCGTGGCCGCCTGCGCCGCCCTGCTGCTGGCCCTGGTGAAATGGGTGGTGGTGGGCCGCTTCCGCCCCGGCATCCACCCGCTGTGGAGTGTGGCCATCTGGCGCATCGAGTTCGTGACGGCGTTGTTTGACGCCATGTCCGGCTGGGTGCTGGGCCCCATCCTGGGCACACCCTTCCTGTCGGCCTACATGCGGCTGCTGGGCGTGCGCATCGGCCGCCGCGTCTACCTGGAAACCACCTATGTCTGCGAGATGGACCTGGTGACCATCGGCGACGACGCCGCCATCGGCCCCGGCGCCACCCTGCAGACCCATCTGTTCGAAGACCGGGTGATGAAGCTGGGCCCCGTCACCATCGGGCCGGAGGCGCAGGTGGGCGCCGGCTCCGTCGTCCTGTACGACAGCGTGCTGGAGCGCGGGTCCGACCTGGGCCCCCTGTCATTGGTCATGAAGGGCGAACATCTGCCGGCCGGCAGCCGCTTCATCGGCTGCCCCGGCCAGCCCATCGGCTGAATGAAAAAGGGCGCCCCGACCGAGGCGCCCTTTTTCATTCCGATATCGAATCAATCCCCCCTAGGCTGCGACCGCAGCCGCCGGAGATTTCTGGGGAGCCGAAGGCGGACTGGAAACCGAGGACAGCCCAGCGGCCGGATGGCCGCGCCCGGCGCCTGAGGGACGCGTCAAATAGGCACTTCAACCCCGTCCTGAACCGACTTGAAGTCACCGGTCGCCTGGTCCAGCAACAGCAGGTCGGCCTCGGCCACGTCGAACAGGCAGCCGTGCAGACGCAGGCCGCCGGCCGCGACCGCGGCGCTGATCCAGGGGAAGGTCATGAGGTTGGCGATGGTCAGGCGGATGACCTGGCGTTCCGCCTCCGCCTGGTCGCGCACGCCGCGCAGGCTGGCGGCGATGGCCATCCAGTGGCCGATGAAGTCGCCGTCCAGCGCCCCTTCGGCCAGCAGGGCCTTCACCCCGCCGCAGCCGGTATGGCCCATGACGATGATGTCGGCCACCCGCAACTGGCGCACCGCGAACTCGATGGCGGCGCTGGTGCCGTGGTAGTCGGAATTCGGCTGGTAGGGCGGGATCAGGTTGGCGACGTTGCGGATGATGAACAGGTCGCCGGGGCCGGCGGAAAAGATCATCTGCGGATCGACACGGCTGTCGCAGCAGGCGACCACCGCGGCGCGCGGGTTCTGCCCCACCTCCGCCAGCCACTGGAAGCGCCGGGCCTGATCCGGAAACGCGGTGGCGCGGAAATTCAGAAATCCCTCGATGAGCTTCCGCATGAACGTGTCTCCCGGCGTCTGTGACTGGGCCTGGCCACCAGGGCGGCGGCCGGCCCCACGGCATACTGGTCTTGCGGGCACCGGTCAACCGAGTGGCGGCCGCGCCCTGGTCAGGGTGTTACCCCCTTCGGCGGTGCCTATATAAAGCGATGGCCCCGGCGGGGGAAAGCCCCCAAGCTGGACAGCCACGAAAGGTTGCATTGGTTTCGGCCTTCCCATGAATCATCGCCAGATCCTGGATGCCGCCCTGCGCGGCCACCCCGCCCCCCGCAGCCGCTACCTGAACCTGGTGGCCGACCGGATCGAGCGTGACGTCCGCTTCGCCGACCGCACCCACCTGCTGTACCCCGTGCTGGCGCGGACCGCCGGCTCGGTGGAACCCATGCTGGACCCGGCGGAGTTCGTGGACATGCTGGCGGAGTTCCTGTCCAGCCATGGGGCCGCCATCGGTGCCGCCCTTTATCACCGCAGCTATTTGCGCGACCCGGACAAGGCTCTGGCCGGACCAGCCGCCCTGTTGTCGGGGTGGATTTCCGCCCGCATCCTGGATGGACTGCAGACCGGCCGCTATCGCATGCCCACCGACCGCGCCTACAGCTTCAGTTCCGACGATGCCAACATCGACGGCGCCTTGCGCGGTTTCCCCTTCCACGATGACGAATCCGACTAGCGGAACCTTGGCCCATCCGGCGCGGTTATCCCTGGCGCGCCAAGTGGTTTCCTTGTCGAAGGAAACACATTGGCCCGGGACAGCGCCGC
Proteins encoded in this region:
- a CDS encoding carbonic anhydrase yields the protein MRKLIEGFLNFRATAFPDQARRFQWLAEVGQNPRAAVVACCDSRVDPQMIFSAGPGDLFIIRNVANLIPPYQPNSDYHGTSAAIEFAVRQLRVADIIVMGHTGCGGVKALLAEGALDGDFIGHWMAIAASLRGVRDQAEAERQVIRLTIANLMTFPWISAAVAAGGLRLHGCLFDVAEADLLLLDQATGDFKSVQDGVEVPI